One region of Zootoca vivipara chromosome 7, rZooViv1.1, whole genome shotgun sequence genomic DNA includes:
- the CFAP276 gene encoding cilia- and flagella-associated protein 276, with protein MPTTRDPFPFPHYENEETCTGNNRCTQKTPYCMPTHLAQQRDPWNRLHGTPTLASIRREIWYREPEVSKDSLDFNLSALYNHHKDLLKDKSKVVLHKETLFDDHGQLKGLEPVKERTASLIQHPTSKGISVRHWVNPVRESIHNIDGAIESHHTAATNSGYSRKENGGIFYH; from the exons ATGCCAACCACCAGGGACCCCTTTCCATTCCCACACTATGAAAATGAAGAGACCTGCACGGGCAACAACAGATGTACCCAG AAAACTCCCTACTGTATGCCTACCCACCTTGCACAGCAACGAGACCCCTGGAATCGACTACATGGAACACCTACGCTAGCAAGCATCAGAAGAGAAATTTGGTATAGAGAACCTGAG GTTTCCAAAGACAGTCTGGATTTTAACCTCAGTGCCCTGTACAATCACCACAAAGACCTGCTTAAAGACAAAAGCAAGGTAGTTCTCCATAAGGAGACCCTATTTGATGACCATGG ACAACTGAAGGGTTTAGAGCCTGTGAAGGAACGCACAGCATCTCTGATTCAGCATCCTACTTCCAAGGGTATATCTGTGAGACATTGGGTCAACCCAGTAAGAGAGTCAATCCACAACATTGATGGAGCTATTG AGTCTCATCACACTGCAGCCACTAACAGTGGATATTCACGCAAAGAGAATGGTGGGATCTTCTACCACTAA